The following proteins are co-located in the Petroclostridium xylanilyticum genome:
- a CDS encoding YceD family protein, with protein sequence MVIDLSNALKFEGSKVDFDSLMEVEKIEFMGDQYKFLQPVRVAGSVIKVGDTLQLNAQVSGSINVNCYRCMKAIQKDFCFSMDEVLINDDLSDVKDEEAIHFKGSQIDIKEIVINNILLNISMKHLCSQECKGLCPQCGTDLNIKECECRNEDIDPRFEVLKKLLNNNEK encoded by the coding sequence ATGGTAATAGATTTGTCTAATGCCTTGAAATTTGAAGGTTCAAAAGTTGATTTTGATTCTCTTATGGAAGTTGAAAAAATCGAGTTTATGGGTGATCAGTATAAATTTTTACAGCCTGTAAGAGTTGCTGGGAGCGTAATTAAAGTAGGAGATACTCTGCAATTGAATGCTCAGGTTTCTGGCAGTATAAATGTCAATTGTTACAGATGTATGAAAGCGATACAGAAAGATTTCTGTTTCAGTATGGATGAAGTTTTAATTAATGATGATCTTTCTGATGTAAAAGATGAAGAAGCAATTCATTTTAAAGGCAGCCAGATAGATATAAAAGAAATTGTTATTAATAATATTTTACTAAATATATCTATGAAGCATTTGTGCTCTCAGGAGTGTAAAGGTTTATGCCCTCAATGTGGAACTGACCTGAATATAAAAGAGTGTGAATGTCGAAATGAAGATATTGACCCGAGGTTTGAAGTGCTAAAAAAATTACTTAACAATAATGAAAAGTAA
- a CDS encoding capping complex subunit for YIEGIA — translation MMSTEIKNIITAIVTHDREKVQSGFAPIFYSTSETESEKLALYLAKITQGMVHNLENGVYLIVKH, via the coding sequence ATGATGAGTACAGAAATTAAGAATATTATTACTGCTATCGTTACTCATGACAGAGAAAAAGTTCAAAGCGGTTTTGCACCAATTTTCTATTCCACCAGTGAAACCGAAAGTGAAAAGTTGGCATTATATTTAGCCAAAATTACCCAGGGAATGGTCCATAACCTTGAAAATGGAGTATATCTTATCGTTAAGCATTAA
- a CDS encoding YIEGIA family protein, producing the protein MEKFIYYFIISLIVGTLGRVYLLRVDYRQYPSYPRGVIMHLTFGAIGAALGSIAIPALLAKDYAAVTFLALAAEQFRNIRTMERENLTNIEEFELIPRGKSYIEEIAKIFEARNYIVIIASLATSTVLHIFGQPYLAVLAGIIVLTSLKYFMKGQRIEEIAKVRIGKLWFKGTLLCVDDVVIMNVGLKESRERIARTGIAVVLEPIDENASITLSNIGQRQAIIHDAVAQVGIIKDLDEPDFTPLARRNVYNGNLMIVFYPSIQNEEALLRAVKYAPVLESTRRRPTESGAAYGKKERL; encoded by the coding sequence TTGGAGAAATTTATTTATTATTTTATTATCAGTTTAATAGTAGGCACGCTGGGCAGGGTTTATCTGCTTAGGGTGGACTACCGGCAATATCCGAGCTATCCAAGAGGAGTTATAATGCACTTAACTTTTGGTGCAATTGGTGCTGCGTTAGGTTCTATAGCAATACCTGCACTACTTGCAAAAGACTATGCAGCTGTAACTTTTCTTGCCCTTGCTGCTGAACAATTTCGGAATATTAGAACAATGGAAAGAGAAAACCTTACCAATATAGAGGAATTTGAACTAATACCAAGAGGAAAATCTTATATCGAAGAGATAGCAAAAATATTTGAAGCGCGGAATTATATTGTTATTATAGCTTCTCTTGCAACATCGACAGTTTTACATATATTTGGCCAACCATACCTGGCTGTTTTAGCAGGAATAATCGTTTTAACCAGCTTGAAATATTTTATGAAAGGACAAAGGATAGAAGAAATTGCTAAAGTAAGAATAGGTAAGTTGTGGTTTAAGGGGACACTACTTTGTGTAGATGATGTTGTTATTATGAATGTAGGATTAAAGGAGTCAAGGGAAAGAATCGCAAGAACCGGAATTGCTGTCGTATTAGAACCGATTGATGAAAACGCCAGCATAACTCTTTCTAACATAGGGCAAAGGCAGGCTATTATTCATGATGCGGTAGCCCAGGTTGGGATTATAAAAGATCTGGATGAACCTGACTTCACTCCCCTTGCAAGAAGAAATGTTTATAATGGCAACTTAATGATAGTTTTTTATCCTAGTATTCAAAATGAAGAAGCTTTATTAAGGGCAGTAAAATATGCTCCTGTCCTGGAAAGTACCCGGAGAAGACCTACAGAGTCAGGAGCAGCCTACGGTAAAAAGGAGAGGTTATGA
- the rpmF gene encoding 50S ribosomal protein L32, with protein sequence MAVPKRKTSKARRDKRRANWKLAIPGMVKCPQCHEFKLPHRVCEACGYYKNKEVVKVEA encoded by the coding sequence ATGGCAGTACCTAAGAGAAAAACATCTAAAGCAAGAAGAGATAAGAGAAGAGCAAACTGGAAGTTAGCCATCCCAGGTATGGTGAAATGCCCGCAATGTCATGAATTTAAGCTTCCCCATAGAGTTTGCGAAGCTTGTGGATATTATAAAAATAAGGAAGTTGTAAAAGTTGAAGCGTAA
- a CDS encoding DUF512 domain-containing protein produces the protein MRKKTDAKVKKVYKGSIADEAGIVPGDIINKINGEEIHDILEYKFLTSDEELELEVIKNSGDVEIISIYNEEYEDLGIVFENPLIDKAKFCSNKCIFCFIDQLPQNMRKTLYFKDDDSRLSFLQGNYVTLTNMCDRDISRIIKFRLSPINISVHTTNPELRIKMLGNHKAGQIMEQIRLLAQAHITMNCQIVLCRGINDGNELDRTLNDITSLYPHVNSVSVVPVGLTVYRDRLYELVPYNKESSLEVILQVEAWQKKMLRKYGSRIVFLADEFYIMASRPIPSYKYYEGFPQIENGVGLIASMQEEFNQGIKKLKKQIILDNRCISIATGVSAKSFIDSLVNKLQSKISGLEVKVHAIKNMFFGENVTVAGLVTGKDIINQLKGKELGSELLIPATMLRSDRDIFLDDTSIEDVEQALKVKVVTVENNGFDFIAKVIGTNNIDNLEE, from the coding sequence TTGAGAAAAAAAACAGATGCCAAAGTCAAGAAAGTATATAAAGGAAGTATAGCTGATGAAGCCGGAATTGTACCTGGAGATATAATAAACAAAATTAATGGCGAAGAGATTCATGATATATTAGAGTATAAATTTCTCACAAGTGATGAAGAGTTGGAATTAGAAGTCATAAAAAACAGTGGAGATGTGGAAATAATTTCTATATATAATGAAGAATACGAAGATCTGGGTATTGTATTTGAAAATCCTTTAATTGATAAAGCAAAATTTTGTTCTAATAAATGCATTTTTTGTTTTATTGATCAGCTACCCCAAAACATGCGAAAAACTTTATATTTTAAGGATGATGATTCAAGGCTGTCTTTTTTACAGGGTAACTATGTTACTCTTACTAATATGTGTGACAGGGATATCAGTAGAATAATCAAGTTCCGGTTGAGTCCAATCAATATATCGGTTCATACAACTAATCCTGAACTAAGAATTAAGATGCTGGGTAATCATAAAGCTGGACAGATAATGGAGCAAATAAGGCTATTGGCTCAGGCACACATTACCATGAACTGCCAGATTGTTTTATGTAGAGGTATTAATGATGGTAATGAGTTAGATAGAACTTTGAATGACATTACATCCTTATATCCTCATGTAAATAGTGTTTCAGTAGTTCCGGTTGGATTGACAGTTTATAGAGACAGGTTGTATGAGCTTGTTCCCTATAATAAAGAATCGTCGTTGGAGGTTATCCTGCAAGTAGAGGCGTGGCAAAAAAAAATGCTTAGAAAGTATGGCTCCAGAATAGTTTTTTTAGCTGATGAATTCTATATTATGGCATCCAGGCCCATTCCCTCTTATAAGTATTATGAGGGTTTTCCACAAATAGAAAATGGTGTTGGACTTATTGCCTCAATGCAGGAAGAATTTAATCAGGGAATTAAAAAGCTTAAAAAACAAATCATACTTGATAATAGATGTATAAGTATAGCCACCGGTGTTTCAGCAAAATCATTTATAGATTCCCTGGTCAATAAGTTGCAGTCAAAAATCTCCGGACTGGAAGTGAAAGTCCATGCAATAAAAAATATGTTTTTTGGAGAGAATGTAACTGTTGCAGGCCTGGTTACCGGAAAAGATATTATAAACCAATTAAAGGGAAAAGAGCTGGGAAGTGAACTGCTTATCCCGGCAACTATGCTGAGAAGTGACAGGGATATTTTTTTAGATGATACAAGTATTGAAGATGTAGAACAAGCATTAAAAGTAAAAGTTGTTACCGTAGAAAATAATGGATTTGATTTTATTGCTAAGGTAATAGGTACTAATAATATTGACAATTTGGAGGAATAA
- a CDS encoding alpha/beta-type small acid-soluble spore protein: MPNTNKKLVPEARAALDRFKMEAASEVGVSLKQGYNGDLTARQAGSVGGQMVKKMIQQVEQGMAGK; the protein is encoded by the coding sequence ATGCCTAATACTAATAAAAAATTAGTTCCTGAAGCTAGAGCAGCATTAGACAGATTTAAAATGGAAGCTGCCAGTGAAGTTGGCGTTAGCTTGAAGCAGGGTTATAACGGTGACTTAACAGCCAGACAGGCTGGTTCTGTTGGCGGACAGATGGTTAAGAAAATGATTCAACAAGTTGAACAGGGCATGGCTGGCAAATAA
- the spoIVA gene encoding stage IV sporulation protein A: MENYNIYQDIAERTEGDIYIGVVGPVRTGKSTFIKKFMDLLVIPNIENSYRKERTRDELPQSAAGKTIMTTEPKFVPNEAVEIALGDNATLKVRLIDCVGYIVNGALGHIENNAPRMVSTPWFEQEIPFYQAAEIGTRKVITEHSTIGLVITTDGSITDIPREDYVDAEARVVRELKEINKPFIMLLNSTKPYDQEVQKLREDLENKYAIPVMAVNCAQLQIDDINTIMEKVLFEFPLKEIGINMPKWVDALENGHWLRVSMINAIKESLKNVSKIREVKIATSSLNGYDFIEKVYFDKIDLGQGKVLIDIATPENLFYKVLGETSGFDIDGEDKLITLMKELSNIKKQYDKIAFALHEVKQKGYGIVSPTIDELTLEEPEIVKQGNKFGVRLRASAPSIHMIRADIETEVSPIVGTEKQSEELVHYLLKEFEVDPRKIWESNIFGKSLHELVNEGLHNKLYRMPEDAQIKLQETLQKIINEGSGGLICIIL; encoded by the coding sequence ATGGAAAACTACAATATATATCAGGATATAGCCGAAAGGACGGAAGGAGACATATATATAGGTGTAGTTGGGCCTGTACGTACCGGGAAATCCACCTTCATCAAAAAATTTATGGACCTTTTGGTTATTCCTAATATTGAAAACAGTTATAGAAAAGAAAGAACCAGGGATGAACTGCCTCAAAGTGCAGCAGGAAAAACAATCATGACTACTGAGCCCAAGTTTGTGCCAAATGAAGCAGTTGAGATCGCTTTAGGAGATAATGCAACATTAAAAGTAAGATTAATAGATTGTGTAGGTTATATAGTAAACGGTGCGTTAGGTCATATAGAAAACAATGCGCCCAGAATGGTAAGTACCCCCTGGTTTGAACAGGAAATACCTTTTTATCAGGCAGCTGAGATTGGTACAAGAAAAGTAATAACCGAACATTCCACAATAGGTCTTGTAATCACTACTGATGGAAGCATAACAGATATACCAAGAGAAGACTATGTCGATGCGGAGGCTAGGGTTGTAAGGGAACTGAAAGAAATTAACAAGCCCTTTATCATGCTTCTCAATTCTACCAAACCTTATGACCAAGAAGTTCAAAAACTTAGAGAAGACCTGGAAAACAAGTATGCTATCCCTGTGATGGCGGTGAACTGCGCACAACTGCAGATAGATGATATTAATACCATCATGGAAAAAGTACTGTTTGAATTCCCGTTAAAAGAGATAGGTATTAATATGCCAAAGTGGGTAGATGCATTAGAAAATGGGCATTGGCTAAGGGTAAGTATGATTAACGCGATCAAAGAATCTCTTAAAAATGTTTCCAAGATTAGAGAAGTCAAAATTGCAACTTCATCCCTCAATGGATATGATTTTATTGAAAAAGTATACTTTGATAAAATTGATTTAGGTCAAGGAAAAGTATTAATTGACATTGCTACCCCTGAAAACTTATTCTATAAAGTTTTAGGTGAAACCTCCGGATTTGACATTGATGGTGAAGATAAACTTATAACTCTCATGAAGGAACTATCTAATATCAAAAAGCAATACGACAAAATAGCTTTTGCTTTACACGAAGTTAAACAAAAAGGCTATGGAATTGTTTCACCTACTATTGATGAACTTACTCTTGAAGAACCGGAAATTGTAAAGCAAGGTAACAAGTTTGGTGTAAGATTAAGAGCTAGCGCACCTTCCATTCATATGATTAGAGCAGATATTGAAACAGAAGTATCCCCGATTGTCGGAACTGAAAAACAAAGTGAAGAACTGGTACATTATTTATTAAAAGAATTTGAGGTAGACCCAAGGAAAATTTGGGAATCAAATATTTTTGGAAAGTCCCTGCATGAGTTAGTCAACGAGGGCCTTCATAATAAGCTATATAGAATGCCTGAAGATGCTCAAATCAAATTGCAGGAAACGCTCCAAAAAATCATTAATGAAGGTAGTGGAGGTTTAATCTGTATAATACTATAA
- a CDS encoding spore coat associated protein CotJA, protein MQKPCTDYGYPVMGVYMPPVPVMPICPMLARAYVPYQVYHASYDLKEALDKGTLYPELDQPYEEKHRGYIREV, encoded by the coding sequence ATGCAAAAACCTTGCACTGACTATGGTTATCCTGTCATGGGAGTATATATGCCACCGGTTCCGGTTATGCCAATTTGTCCTATGTTGGCAAGAGCATATGTGCCTTATCAGGTATACCATGCATCTTATGATTTGAAAGAAGCGCTAGATAAAGGTACTCTATACCCAGAGCTTGATCAACCTTACGAAGAAAAACATAGAGGATATATAAGGGAGGTATAG
- the plsY gene encoding glycerol-3-phosphate 1-O-acyltransferase PlsY: MKILLAVLISYLLGSINSSILVGRLWANIDIRKYGSGNAGATNTLRTLGKSAAAVVLIGDVLKGIIGVIIGRYLAGEMGALTAGIACVLGHNFPIYFGFKGGKGILTSAGVIFMINWKIGLVLAVLVLLIIAITRYVSLGSIIGASLYPVVVLLFDRRGIEYIIFAVWIAVLAVYRHKTNIKRLLDGTESKLGSKVKV, translated from the coding sequence ATGAAAATTTTGTTGGCAGTGTTAATTTCTTATTTGTTGGGAAGCATTAATAGTTCAATATTGGTGGGCAGGTTATGGGCTAACATCGATATAAGAAAATATGGGAGTGGGAATGCCGGTGCTACCAATACTCTCAGAACGCTCGGCAAATCAGCAGCTGCTGTTGTGTTAATTGGAGATGTCTTAAAAGGCATTATAGGAGTTATTATTGGCAGATACCTTGCAGGAGAAATGGGAGCATTAACTGCCGGAATAGCATGCGTTTTGGGACATAACTTTCCTATATACTTTGGATTTAAAGGTGGAAAGGGGATTCTTACTTCTGCAGGAGTTATTTTTATGATTAACTGGAAAATAGGTCTTGTTCTAGCTGTTCTTGTACTGCTTATCATAGCAATAACGAGATATGTGTCGCTAGGTTCCATTATCGGTGCATCTTTATATCCTGTTGTAGTGCTATTGTTTGATAGAAGGGGAATAGAATATATCATTTTTGCTGTTTGGATTGCTGTATTAGCCGTATACAGGCATAAAACGAATATTAAGAGGCTGCTGGATGGGACCGAATCGAAGCTGGGTAGTAAAGTAAAAGTGTAA
- a CDS encoding spore coat protein CotJB, with protein MEMNCEQLELLKEIMKVEFANVETALYLDTHPQDAKALADHNKYAYRLEMLKKQYEQKYGPLTHYGMSAYPWKYIESPWPWEINY; from the coding sequence ATGGAAATGAATTGTGAACAACTGGAGTTGTTGAAAGAAATTATGAAAGTAGAATTTGCTAATGTTGAAACAGCCCTTTATTTAGATACTCATCCTCAAGATGCTAAAGCACTAGCTGATCATAACAAATATGCTTACCGATTAGAAATGTTAAAAAAACAGTATGAGCAAAAATATGGGCCATTAACCCACTATGGGATGAGTGCATATCCATGGAAATACATCGAAAGCCCATGGCCTTGGGAAATAAATTATTAA
- a CDS encoding manganese catalase family protein, translated as MWIYEKKLEYPANVSCPDPRMAKLIIEQYGGPDGELAASLRYLTQRYTMPIEQAKGLLTDIGTEELAHLEIIATLVYKLMDGATPDQLKQAGLADYYANHDKALFYVDAVGNPWTATYIQSKGDPIADLHEDMAAEQKARATYENLLNLTDDPCVKDTLRFLREREVVHFQRFGEALRLVQEWKDSKKIF; from the coding sequence ATGTGGATATATGAGAAAAAGCTTGAATACCCAGCCAATGTTAGTTGTCCGGATCCCAGGATGGCAAAATTAATTATAGAGCAGTATGGGGGACCGGATGGGGAACTTGCAGCATCTCTCAGGTATTTAACCCAGAGATATACAATGCCTATTGAACAGGCGAAAGGATTACTGACCGATATTGGCACAGAGGAACTAGCGCATTTGGAAATTATAGCAACTTTAGTTTATAAGTTGATGGATGGTGCTACACCTGATCAATTGAAGCAAGCAGGATTGGCAGATTATTATGCAAATCATGATAAGGCGTTATTCTATGTAGATGCAGTCGGGAATCCATGGACGGCTACATATATTCAGTCGAAAGGTGACCCAATTGCCGATTTGCATGAAGATATGGCAGCAGAACAAAAAGCAAGAGCGACTTACGAAAATCTGCTTAATTTAACCGATGATCCATGTGTAAAAGATACATTGAGATTCTTAAGAGAAAGAGAAGTTGTTCATTTCCAGAGATTTGGCGAAGCGTTAAGACTAGTTCAAGAGTGGAAGGATAGTAAGAAAATATTCTAA
- the der gene encoding ribosome biogenesis GTPase Der, whose protein sequence is MSKPIVAIVGRPNVGKSTLFNKIVGQRISIVEDTPGVTRDRIYAEAEWLGRHFTLIDTGGIEPESKDEILAQMRKQAEIAIETSHVIIFLVDVKDGMTASDKDVASILQKSGKPIVLACNKVDNIGQPPLELYEFYNLGLGDPIAISSVHGLGIGDLLDEVSKHFPDADQDGYADDVIKVAVIGKPNAGKSSLVNKVLGEERVIVSDVPGTTRDAIDTYFEKDGQNYVFIDTAGMRKKGKIFENIERYSVIRSLAAVERSDVCLIMIDASEGVTEQDTKIAGFAHEQGKASIIVINKWDLIEKDDKTMNLFRQDVMDKLSFMTYAPIAFISAKTGQRVEKLFELIKYVSNQHAMRISTGMLNDIINEAVAKTQPPSDKGKRLKILYVTQASVKPPTFVIFVNDKELMHFSYERYIENQIRGAFGLEGTPVRFIIRERSKE, encoded by the coding sequence ATGTCTAAACCTATTGTAGCTATTGTAGGAAGACCTAATGTAGGAAAATCTACATTATTTAACAAAATTGTAGGGCAGAGGATATCGATCGTTGAAGATACCCCAGGGGTTACGAGAGATAGAATTTATGCTGAAGCTGAATGGTTGGGCAGACATTTTACCCTCATTGATACAGGCGGAATTGAACCAGAAAGTAAAGATGAAATATTGGCGCAGATGCGTAAACAGGCAGAAATTGCAATAGAAACATCTCATGTAATTATTTTTTTGGTTGATGTAAAAGATGGAATGACAGCATCTGATAAAGATGTGGCCAGTATACTGCAGAAATCGGGTAAGCCTATTGTTCTAGCCTGCAATAAGGTTGACAATATAGGCCAGCCGCCCCTCGAATTATACGAATTCTATAATTTGGGATTAGGAGATCCTATTGCAATTTCATCTGTTCATGGTTTAGGCATCGGAGATCTTCTTGATGAAGTATCCAAACATTTTCCGGATGCTGATCAAGATGGGTATGCGGACGATGTGATAAAAGTAGCAGTTATAGGAAAGCCTAATGCTGGAAAATCATCCTTGGTAAATAAGGTTCTGGGAGAAGAAAGAGTAATTGTCAGTGATGTTCCGGGGACTACCAGGGATGCAATTGACACATATTTTGAAAAAGACGGACAAAATTATGTGTTTATCGATACTGCCGGAATGAGAAAAAAAGGTAAAATCTTTGAAAACATCGAAAGATATAGCGTTATACGTTCTCTTGCTGCAGTTGAAAGGTCCGATGTATGCCTGATTATGATTGACGCTTCCGAAGGTGTAACAGAACAAGATACAAAGATTGCGGGTTTTGCACATGAACAGGGTAAGGCATCAATTATTGTAATAAATAAATGGGATCTTATTGAAAAAGATGACAAAACCATGAATCTTTTTAGACAAGATGTAATGGATAAACTAAGTTTTATGACCTATGCGCCCATAGCATTTATTTCGGCTAAAACCGGTCAAAGGGTTGAAAAATTATTTGAATTAATAAAATATGTATCGAATCAACATGCAATGAGAATTTCCACAGGAATGCTGAACGATATCATAAATGAAGCAGTAGCAAAAACACAGCCGCCTTCTGATAAAGGCAAAAGATTAAAAATATTATATGTAACACAAGCATCAGTAAAACCCCCTACATTTGTTATTTTTGTAAATGATAAAGAATTAATGCATTTTTCCTATGAAAGGTATATAGAAAACCAAATTCGTGGTGCTTTCGGTTTAGAGGGAACACCAGTAAGATTTATTATAAGGGAAAGGTCAAAGGAGTGA
- a CDS encoding NAD(P)H-dependent glycerol-3-phosphate dehydrogenase: MSISVGVVGSGSWGTALAVMLSKKGYNVNLWSWLEDESKRLAETRENIELLPGIIIPSNVTCTWDLEKCISNVDIVVTAVPSHAVRSTARKLKDLVQKDQVIVNVSKGLEESTLMRLSEVISEEIPHAKIAVMSGPSHAEEVARDIPTTNVVASKEREIAELVQDVFMNPKFRVYTNPDIIGVELGGSLKNVIALAAGICDGLAFGDNTKAALMTRGIAEIARLGVTMGAKLETFAGLSGIGDLIVTCTSMHSRNRRAGILIGKGKSLEEALQEVHMVVEGVNTTRAAYRLAQKHNVEMPIVNEAYHVLFEQKNPKVAVVDLMMRSKTHEMEEVVIEKYNW; encoded by the coding sequence ATGAGTATAAGTGTTGGGGTAGTAGGCTCAGGGAGTTGGGGAACTGCTTTAGCTGTAATGTTAAGTAAAAAAGGATACAATGTAAATTTGTGGTCATGGTTGGAAGATGAGTCAAAACGATTAGCAGAGACCAGGGAAAATATAGAACTTCTTCCGGGAATTATTATTCCTAGTAATGTGACGTGTACATGGGACCTGGAAAAATGTATAAGTAATGTCGATATTGTTGTAACGGCTGTTCCCTCTCATGCAGTGAGGTCGACTGCAAGAAAACTTAAAGACCTTGTCCAAAAAGATCAGGTTATTGTAAATGTATCTAAAGGCCTGGAAGAGAGTACCTTAATGAGGCTTTCAGAAGTAATCTCTGAAGAAATTCCACATGCAAAAATTGCGGTAATGTCTGGGCCAAGCCATGCTGAAGAAGTTGCAAGGGATATACCTACCACTAATGTAGTAGCATCAAAAGAACGAGAAATTGCTGAATTAGTACAAGACGTATTTATGAATCCAAAATTTCGCGTCTATACGAACCCGGATATTATTGGAGTAGAGTTAGGAGGTTCATTAAAGAATGTCATTGCATTAGCTGCTGGAATTTGTGATGGCTTGGCTTTTGGAGATAATACCAAAGCAGCATTGATGACCAGGGGCATAGCAGAAATTGCCCGGTTAGGGGTAACAATGGGTGCAAAACTGGAAACTTTTGCAGGTTTGTCGGGAATCGGAGATCTAATTGTTACATGTACCAGTATGCACAGTAGGAACCGTAGAGCCGGAATACTCATTGGCAAAGGAAAGTCATTAGAAGAGGCACTTCAAGAAGTGCACATGGTAGTAGAAGGAGTTAATACCACCCGGGCTGCCTATCGGTTAGCTCAAAAACATAACGTCGAGATGCCTATTGTTAATGAAGCTTATCACGTGTTATTTGAACAAAAGAACCCTAAAGTTGCTGTAGTGGATTTGATGATGAGAAGCAAAACCCATGAAATGGAAGAAGTAGTGATTGAAAAATATAACTGGTAA
- a CDS encoding peptidoglycan-binding domain-containing protein gives MNIKKAVILGTVGLMISVGSITYAAPVSAQTVTNNAVIMKVGSSGKAVTDLQLKLKQLGYFNVDVTGYYGSITKASVIRFQRDNGLIVDGIAGPQTMSALNRKVSNKNEVSRSKVSSQTLLVPWFSEAENIFPRGAVATVTDVDTGLSFKVKRVAGYNHADVETLTQKDTEILKKIYGGNWSWERRAIIVNVNGREMAASIAAMPHAGRDDQPFGKIVDNRSGGYGRGANLDGVKNNNMSGVVDIHFYKSKTHGTDRVDERHQQMVLKAAQSK, from the coding sequence ATGAATATTAAAAAAGCAGTAATTTTAGGAACTGTAGGTTTAATGATTTCAGTCGGAAGTATTACATATGCTGCTCCAGTATCTGCACAAACAGTTACGAATAATGCAGTAATCATGAAAGTAGGGTCAAGTGGGAAAGCAGTAACGGATCTACAGCTTAAATTGAAACAACTGGGATATTTTAATGTTGATGTGACGGGATATTATGGTTCTATAACTAAAGCTTCGGTTATAAGATTTCAAAGAGATAACGGTTTAATAGTTGATGGGATTGCAGGGCCCCAGACTATGTCAGCACTTAATAGAAAGGTTTCAAATAAAAATGAAGTTTCCCGAAGTAAAGTATCTTCACAAACTCTTTTAGTACCATGGTTTTCAGAGGCAGAAAATATTTTTCCAAGAGGTGCAGTTGCAACTGTAACAGATGTTGACACAGGTTTAAGTTTTAAAGTTAAAAGGGTTGCTGGATACAATCATGCAGATGTTGAGACACTTACCCAAAAAGATACAGAAATCTTAAAGAAGATATATGGCGGTAATTGGAGTTGGGAAAGAAGGGCAATTATTGTAAATGTAAATGGAAGAGAGATGGCCGCTTCAATAGCAGCGATGCCACATGCCGGAAGAGATGATCAGCCTTTTGGTAAAATAGTGGATAATAGAAGCGGAGGGTATGGCAGAGGGGCAAATTTAGATGGTGTTAAAAATAATAATATGTCAGGGGTTGTAGATATACACTTCTATAAAAGCAAAACTCATGGAACCGACCGGGTTGATGAACGGCACCAGCAAATGGTTTTAAAGGCTGCACAAAGTAAATAA